The following is a genomic window from Hymenobacter sp. APR13.
ATAATACTATGCCGAATCCTACATTAGAATGAGCTTCGATTTTCTCTATAATTGTTCTTCCAGAGCTTGCTTGCTCATGAAGAATTATTGGGTTTAGCCCTAATTTCTCTATAAATCGTGCGGTTTCAATTTTGGCTAATTCATCATGGCCATGTACTATGAAAACCTTATTTAGGTCAGCTGTTGCATTTATAGAAATTGACTCTTTCTTATCTACTGAGTCGGATGATGATTTTATTAATTTGACTTTTTGATGTAAGTTCTCAAGATTATTTACTTTGCTTTCAATTTTTGCAATTTGTCCTTGCAAAATTTGATTTTCAGTTGGCGGTGGAGCCCCAATACTTCGAATTCGCATGCCGCTCCATTCACCCGCATTATCATACGAGTGCCTATATTCGTTGTACGGAATGTTGAATGATTGCTTCAATAATTCCAGATTATAATCGTTCCATGACGAAAAAAAGGTATACAGTGTTTTTGGGTAATTTTGATCATTTTTATTATTCAATATATCTCTTGCTATTTTGATTCTTTCTTGAAGCTCTTGCGAAAAATGTTCCTTTGATTTAATGAGCACTGTAACCTCATTTTGTTCTGATTGATTATTTCTCTTTGTTGCCATTTAATCTGTGAATTTAAGTTGCTATTTATTGCAAGGGCAATATAGTCCTCTTTGTATAAAATTTCTGTAAAAGCTAAAACTTACAATAATTTTAAACTGCCCGCCTTCCCCGCCACAACGCCCACAGCCCCAGCGCCGGGCCGATGGCCAGGGGCAGCAGCAGCAACTGAGGCGGCAGGCGCGGGGCCAGCCAGCCGGTGAGTTGCACGCTCCCGATGGTCAGGGCAAACCCCAGGCAGTTGACGATGGTCAGGGCCGCGCCGCGCGATTCGGCGGGGGCGTGCCGGGCCACTAGGGTGGAGAACATGGGCGAGTCGGCCACCACCACCAGCCCCCAGAACGCCAGAAACGCCACCAGCCCCACCACCGAGCCCCCGCCCAGCACCAGCCCCGAAGCCACACAGCACGCCCCCGACAGCGCCAGCGCCGTGGTGGCTACCCGCGCCGGGCCCAGCCGCCGGGCCAGCAGCCCCGCGCCCACGCAGGCCAGGCTGCCCCCGCCAATAATGCCGAACGAGAGCAACGGCACCGGCAGCGCCGCCGCCGGGTGCCGCGCCTGAAACGCCTCCAGCACCACCGGCACAAACGCCCAGAACGCGTACAGCTCCCACATGTGCCCGAAGTAGCCCAGCGCCGCCGCCCGAAACTGCGGCTGCCGGAACCCCGCCAGAAATGCCGTGATGCGGGGCCGCTGCCCGGGGCGGCGGAAAGGGCCATCGGGCACCAGCAGCAGCAGCGCCACCCCGCCCAGCACCGCCAGCGCCGAGGTAGCGCCCGTGACGTAGTACCACGGCAAGTGCTCCGTAACGCTACGCAGCAAATGCGGAAACGCCGTGCCCAGCACCAGCGCCCCCACCAGCCAGCCCAGCGAGCGGCCCAAGCCCTCCTGGTAGTAGTCGGCGGCTATTTTCATGCCCACCGGATAGATGCCGGCCAGGAAAAAGCCCGTCAGGAAGCGGCAGGCCAGCAGCCCTTCGGCCCCGAGGTCGCTCAGGTGCACGCCCAGGTTGGCCGTGGCCGCCGCCAGCGCACTCACAAAAAACACCCGTGAGGGCGAAAACCGGTCGGCCAGGGCCAGCAGCGCAAACAGCAGCGTGCCGCTGATGAAGCCCAGCTGCACGGCGCTGGTGAGCGAGGCCACAAAACCGGCCGGCAGCTGAAACCGCGCCGCCAGCTCGGGCGCCACGGCATTGCCGGCAAACCACAGCGAGGTGCAGCAGAACTGCGCCCCCACAATGGTGGGAAGAGTACGGGACATGAGAGCGGGCGAGAAAGTGGGAGAGCCGCGAAAGTACCCAAATCGGTCGGTTGCCGCGTTTCTTATCCTACATCAAGTCTCCGCCGTTTCGGGCCGGGTACCTTTGGTGTGTCGAAGCAGGTTAGAACGTCAACTACCGCCCGTCATGCTGAGCCTGTCGAAGCATCTCTACTGCTTCATTGGATTACTACTGCAACGAAGCGGTAGAGATGCTTCGGCAAGCTCAGCATGACGTTCTTTTAGCCTGACGTTCAAAATAACTGCCCGAACGGTGTAGAGACGCGACACTTCGCGTCTCGTCGTTGCTGACGTTGTTTACCTGACGTAGTTCCAGCTGTTCAACGACGAGACATGAAGTGTCGCGTCTCTACACCCCCGATAACGTCCTCATTATAGCTGCCATGAACTCCCTGCAAGATCTTCACAACACCGCCCGCAGCTTCCAGACCACCGCAAAAATGCCCGTGCTGTTTGTGGGCCACGGCTCGCCCATGAACGCGCTGGCCGATAACGCCTTCACCCGCACGCTGCACCAGCTGGGCCTCGATATCCGGAACCGGCAGCCGCCGCGGGCGGTGCTGGTAGTGTCGGCGCACTGGCTCACGCGCGGCACCTTCGTGGGCGTGAACGAGCGGCCGGACACCATCCACGACTTCGGCGGCTTCCCCCAGGAGCTGTTTGCTATGCAATACCCCGCGCCCGGCGCCCCCGACGTGGCCCAGGAGGTGCTGCAGGCCCTGCCCGACGCCCATCCCACCGACGAGTGGGGCCTCGACCACGGCACCTGGACGGTGCTGCACCACGTCTTCCCCGAAGCTGATATTCCGGTGTTCCAGCTCAGCATCGACTACCACCAGCCGATGACCTACCACGCCGAGCTGGCCCGGCAGCTGCAGTTTCTGCGCCGCCGCGGCGTGCTGATTCTGGGCAGCGGCAACATCGTGCACAACCTGCGCCAGAGCATGCCCAAGCTGATGGCCGACGACCCCACACCCTACGCCTGGGCCGCGGAGTTCGACGAGTGGGCCAAGCGCAAAATCGACCAGCGCGACTTGCACGCGCTGGCCCATTACCAGCAGGCCGGCGCCAGCGGCCCCCTCGCCGTACCCACCCCCGACCACTACATCCCGCTGCTCTACAGCCTGGCCCTGGCCGAGCCCGACGACGACATCCGCCACGCCTACGAAGCCGTGGAATACGGCGGCCTGAGCATGCGCACGTTTGTGGTAGGAGGGTAGAAGAGGAATTTGGCCTGTGATATACAGAACGTCATGCTGAGCTTGCCGAAGCATCTCGCGTGCTGACGTTGCTAAATCGTTAGATGGTAACCGCTCCGTAGCCCAGGGTTTAAACCCTGGGCTAGTGAAGCAACATCAGCACGCGAGATGCTTCGGCTGCGCCTCTGCATGACGTGCTGTAGTTGACGTTCTTCAGGTCCCAGGCAACGCCTGCGCCCCAGGCGGCATCTGGCGAAGCACAGGTTTTCTACCTTGTCCTCCCTATGCGCCAACTCCTCCCGCTGCTGCTCAGCCTGACCGCCGCCACGGCCGCTACCGCCCAGACGCCCGCCACCACCTACCGCGCCGCCGAGCGCAGGGTCAACGACCTGGTGCACACCCGGCTGGATTTGCGCTTCGACTACGCCAAACGCTACGCCTACGGACAAGCATGGGTGACGCTGAAGCCCCACGGCTACGCCACCGACTCGCTGCGGCTCGATGCCAAGGGCATGGATATTAAGCAGGTGAGTTTGGTGCAGAATGGCGCGCCCCAGCCGCTGAAATTCACCTACAACCGGCAGCAGCTGTTGGTGCAGCTGGGCCGCGTGGTGCCGGCAGGGGAGGCCTACACGGTGTACGTGGAATACGTGGCCAAGCCCGATGAGCTGGGGGCCAAGGGCAGCGCGGCCATCGGCGACGCCAAGGGGCTGTACTTCATCAACCCCGACAGCGCCGTGGCGGGCAAGCCGGTGCAGATCTGGACCCAGGGCGAGACGGAATCCAACTCGGCTTGGTTTCCCACCATCGACAAGCCCAACCAGAAATCCACCTCCGAAATCAGCCTGACGGTGCCCGCCAAGTACGTCACGCTTAGCAACGGCGCCCTCGTCAGCCAGAAGCCGGCCGGCGCGGGTCTGCGCACGGACACCTGGAAGATGGACCAGCCGCACGCGCCCTACCTGTTCATGCTGGCCATCGGCGACTTCCGCAAAACCACCGATACCTGGCGCGGTAAGGAAGTCAGCTACTACCTGGAGCCGCAGTATGCCGGGCAGGCGCGGTCCATCTTCGGCAAGACGCCGCGCATGCTGGAGTTTTTCTCTAACCGGCTCGGGGTGGAGTTTCCGTGGAATAAGTACGCCCAGGTGGTAGTGCGCGACTACGTAGCCGGGGCCATGGAAAACACCTCCGCTTCCCTGTTCGGGCCCCAGGCCCAGGGCTCGGCCCGCGAGCTGCTCGATTGGGAGTACGCCGGCGTGGAGCGCGAAGTGGCCCACGAGCTGTTCCACCAGTGGTTTGGCGACTACGTGACGGCCGAAAGCTGGGGCAACCTGACCGTGAACGAGAGTTTTGCCAACTTCTCGGAGGTGCTTTGGGCCGAGCATGAGTACGGTCCCGATGCCGGCGCCGCCCAGGCCTACCGCAGCCTGCGCACCTACCTCATCGACCCCAGCAACCACACCAAGCCCCTGGCCCGCTACCAGTACGCCGACAAAGAGGACCTGTTCGACAACGTGAGTTACCAGAAGGGCGGTAGCATCCTGAACATGCTGCGCGCCTACCTGGGCGAGGCGGTTTTCTTCAATGGCCTGAAAACCTACCTGACCCAGAACGCCTTCGGGACCGGGGAGCCGCACCAGTTGCGGCTGGCGCTGGAGCAGGCGTCGGGGCAGGACCTGAACTGGTTTTTCGACCAGTGGTACTACCGCCCCGGTCACCCCATCGTCAGCATTGACTACGCCTACGATGCTGCCCACCGGGAGCAGACTGTGACCATCAAACAAACCCAATCCGGCCCAGCGTATCAGCTGCCGCTGGCGGTGGACGTATACCTGAATGGTAAGCCGCAACGGCATCAGGTAAGGATGACGCAGGCCGCCGAAACCTTCCGTTTCCCGGCTGCCACCCGGCCCGAGCTGGTGAACGTGGACGCCGACAAGGTGCTGCTCTGGCAGAAAACCGACAACAAGCCCCTCACCGAGTACGCCACCCAGCTCCGCCTCGCCCCGCGCTACCTCGACCGGCGCGAAGCCCTGGCCGCCGCCCAGACCCAACTCAAAGCCCAGCCCACCGACGCGCTGGCCCGCCAGCTGCTAACGGCCAGCCTTACGGATAAGTCGCCGGGGCTGCGCCAGTTCGCCATCGAAGCCCTCGACCTGCAGAACCTTGCCCAGCGCAAAGCTGCCGCGCCGGCTCTGGCCCGACTGGCCGCCACCGACACCGTGGTAGCGGTGCGCGCCGCCGCCCTCACGGCTCTGGGCACGTTGAAGGACAAGCAGTACGCGCCGCTGTTCACGAAAGCGCTGGAAAACCCCTCGTACCGGGTGCAGGGCGCGGCGCTGCTGGGGCTGCTGGGGCTGCGGCCGGAGCAGGCGCTGGCCCGCGCCGCTGCCTTCGAGGCCGACAACAAGGGAGCCCTCACCGTAGCGATGGTGCAGGTGTACGGCCAGGCCGGCAGTCCTGCCCAATGGTCCCTGATGCGCACCAAATACGACGCGGCCGACCCACCTAGCCGCTTCAGTCTGCTGGCCAGCGTCGGCAGCATGATGGGCCGCACCGACGATGCCGCGGCCCTCACCGAAGGCATCACCCGCATCAAAGACCTGACCGTGCGCTACAAACCCTACATCGACTCCGCCCGCCTCATCGGCCTGCTCCGCCAGATCGAGCAGCAGCAAGCCACCCGCCCCAACGCGGCCCTGGTTGCCCGGCAGGTAACCGCCGCCGTCGCCGAAATCGAAGCCGCCAAGTAGAGACGCGTATTCGCGTCTCGTCGTTGAACGACCGGCACCCAAACAATGCCGGCAACGACAAGCCTGACTGGTGTAGAGACGCGACACTTCACGTCTCGTCGTTGCTTACGTTGTTCAGGCTGCGTCGATCCGGGTTGTGCAACCACGAGGCGCAAAGTGTCGCGTCTCTACATCGTTTTCAACCCTTGCTGTAGCTGACAACCGCCCGGAATATCGCTGCTCGACAGCAACCCTGGCCCCGTATACGCAGTACGCCTGACCTTCACCCAGCCGGTATGCGGGCCTTGCCAACAGAAATGGCCCGACCTTTGGGAAACCGCCACCCGGCGCGCCCCCAACCGGTGGCTACCTGAAGTTGCGCTGCTGCGTATATTCAGCCAGGCCTGAGCTTGAAGTTTATGACGCAGGAACAACTACGCTTAGCCGCGGCCAACGCCGGGCGGGCCCCATGGAAAAAGTTCGGACCCTACCTCACCGAGCGCCAGTGGGGCACGGTGCGCGAAGACTACTCAGCTGAAGGCAACGCCTGGGACTACATCACCCACGACATGGCCCGCAGCAAGGCCTACCGCTGGGGCGAGGAAGGTATCGGCGGTATTTCCGACGACCGACAGTTGCTGTGCTTCGCGGTGGCCCTCTGGAACGGCAAAGACGAGATGCTGAAGGAGCGCCTGTTCGGCCTCACCAACGGCCAGGGCAACCACGGCGAGGACGTGAAAGAGCAGTACTACTACCTCGACAGCACGCCCACGCACTCCTACATGCGGATGCTTTACAAGTATCCGCAGCGCAAGTTTCCGTACGGCAAGCTGGTGCGCGAAAACGGCCGCCGCACCCGCCTGGAGCCCGAATACGAGCTGCTCGACACCGGTATCTTCGACCAGAGCCGCTACTTCGACGTGTACGTGGAGTACGCCAAGGCCGGCCCCGAAGACGTGCTCATCAAGCTGACGGTGCACAACCGCGGCCCCAAAAAGGCCAGCGTGCAGCTGCTGCCGCAGCTCTGGTTTCGCAACACCTGGAGCTGGGACGGCAAGTCCACCCGGCCCAGTATGCGCGAGTCGCAGCCCGGCGCGGTGCACGCCCAGCACCCCGAGCTGGGCCACTACCACCTCTACTGCGAGCCGCACGGCACGGCCGAGCCGCCCCGCCTGCTGTTCTGCGAAAACGACACCAACGGCGCCCGCCTCTACAACCTGCCCGCTGAAGGCCGTCACTTCAAGGATGGCATCAATGACTACGTGGTGAACGGTGCGGCAGCCGCCATCAACGACGAGCAGGCCGGCACCAAAGTGGCCGCTCAGTATCAGCTGACCGTGCCGGCCGGCGAGGCCCGCACCGTGCGGCTGCGCCTGAGCCAGCCCTGGCAGGACGCGCCCTTCCACGACTTCGACCACCAGTTCTACCTGCGCCAGACCGAGGCCGACGAGTTCTACAACTGCCTCCAGGAAGGCCTGCCCGCCGACCCCGACGTACGCAACGTGCAGCGCCAGGCCTTTGCGGGCATGCTCTGGAGCAAGCAGTTCTACTACTACGACGTGAACCAGTGGCTGAAGGGCGACCCGGCCATGAGCAAGGCCCCGGCCAGCCGCCGCGCCGGCCGCAACAGCACCTGGCACCACCTCTACAACGCCGACATCATTTCGATGCCCGACAAGTGGGAGTACCCGTGGTACGCGGCCTGGGATCTGGCCTTCCACTGCATCCCGCTGGCCATGGTGGATACCGAGTTTGCCAAGCAGCAGCTGCGCCTGTTCACCCAGGACCGGTACATGCACCCCAACGGCCAGCTGCCGGCTTACGAGTGGAATTTCTCCGACGTGAACCCGCCCGTGCACGCCTGGGCTACTTGGCGCGTGTACCAGATGGACAAGAAACTCCACCACGGCCTCGGCGACACCGTGTTTCTGGAGGCCATGTTTCATAAGCTGGCCCTGAACTTTGCGTGGTGGGTGAACCGCAAGGACAAGAGCGAGCGGAACATCTTCGAGGGCGGCTTTTTGGGCCTCGACAACATCGGCGTGTTTGATAGGAGCGCGCCGCTGCCCACCGGCGGCTTCATTGAGCAGAGCGACGGCACCAGCTGGATGGCCATGTTCGCGCTCAACATGATGCGCATGGCCATGGAGCTGGCCAAGGCCAACCGCGTGTACCAGGAAATGGCCGGCAAGTTCTTCGAGCACTTCCTCTACATCGCCGACGCCATGACCCGCGGCGGCGACGGGCAGTTCAACCTCTGGGATGAGGAAGACGGCTTCTACTACGACGTGCTGCACACCCCCGACGGCGTGCGCACCAAGCTGAAGGTGCGCTCCATCGTGGGGCTGATTCCGCTGTTTGCAGTGGAAGTAGTGGAGCAGGATATTCTGGATGCGCTGCCTGAGTTTACGGCCCGCGCCACCTGGCTGATCCGGCACCGGCCGCACCTGGCGCAGCTCGTGAGCCGTTGGCAGGAGCCCGGCAAGGGCGCCCGCCACCTGCTAGGGCTGCTACGCCGCCCGCGTCTCAAGAAGCTGCTCACCCGCATGCTCGACGAAACCGAGTTTCTGTCCGATTACGGCATCCGGGCCATGTCGCGCTACCACTTGGAGCACCCCTACGTCTACAGCACCCCCGAAACTGACTTCACGGTGCAGTACGTGCCCGGCGAGGCCGAAAGCAGCATGTTTGGGGGCAACAGCAACTGGCGCGGGCCAATCTGGATGCCCATCAACTTCCTTATTATCGAGTCGTTGCAGCGCTACTATTTCTACTACGGCGACAACTTCAAAATCGAGTACCCAACGGGCTCCGGCAAGCTGCTCAACCTGCAGCAGGTAGCAGAAGCCCTGGCTGGCCGCCTCACCAAGCTGCTTCTCAAGGATGAAACCGGCCGCCGCCCCGCCTTCGGCAATGACGAGCGGCTGCAGACTGACCCGCACTTCCAGGACAACCTGCTCTTCCACGAGTACTTCCACGGCGATGCCGGCCACGGCCTCGGCGCCAGCCACCAAACCGGCTGGACTGGCCTAGTGGTGCGCCTGCTACAGCTCAGCGGCCAGTAGCGCGGGACTCTGCACAGCCAGCGGCCCGGTTTCCGCTCAGTAGCTGGCCTTGGGCTGAGGTACTGAGCGGAAACCGGGCCGTTGGCTGGTTTGGTTGAAGCTAAATACTGTGCGCTAGTTGTTGCGGTCAGTGAGCAGCGTGAGCTGGGCGGCCATTTCGGCCGGGCCCTGGTACACGAGGCGGCCATTGCGAATGGACCCGGCGTACACCTCTACCTCCGTGGAATTGTGAGGCAGAAACACCCGCACCGATTCACGCCGGCCGGGCCGGATGAGCGTGATGCCCGTAGGCGAGTTGTCGGGGGAAGCTATTTCGTAAAAGCCAGCGTTAGTAAGTTGTTTATCAAGCATTTCAGGTGAGTGGGTTTCACTGGCCCAAATGCTTGGAGTTGTTAGATAGTTTCATTTAGGTAAAAGAATTTTACTATAAAACTGCGCAGCGCCATTCCGGTAGAAAACTGCCGCCTTTGCCGGCTAGCTTACTGAGGAGCTTACTTATAAGCAGAAATTTCAGGTAGCCCGCCGGCAAATGGGTGCGTGGCGGGCCTCGTTTCCGCAGCGCTCAATGGCCGGACAATGCGCCCGGCTTTTGGTAGGGTAGGTGCAGGGCTGAAGCGCCCGTTATTTGGCTTTGTGAATCAGCTTCACCACGTCGGAACTACCACCTTCCTTGGCATGCGCCAGCACGTCTTTGCCGTCGCTGTCTTTGGCATTGGGGTTGGCGCCGCTGGCCAGCAGAAAGGCCGCTACCTCCGCGCTGCCCTCGTCGGCCGCCGCCATCAGGGCAGTGGAATTAAAGGAGTCATTCTTATCGATCTGTGCCTTGTACTTCACCAGAATCTTGACCAGTTCCAACTGGCCTTTGCCGGCAGCCAGAATCAGGAACGTGGTGGGAAAGCCCGGCACCATCTCCACCGGCGCATTGGCGTCGGCGCCAGCGGCCAGCAGCTTCTCTAGGGCTTCCGGCTGGTTTTTTACGATGGTGGCGTAAACCTTCTGAGTAGCCGTTTGGGCGTTGGCCAGAAATGGCAGTGACAGCAATAAGACAAAAAGCAGTAATAGTTTTTTCATGATAAAAGTACATCTGAAAGGAGTGGGCACTCTCAAATGTAAGACTTGATTATCGGAATATATCTATTCGCTTAAGAGTCGACTATATGTTCCGGTACCGGAGGATGGTAGCCCGGGTAATAGCCGTAAAACCTAGCTAATGGCTGGTATTTAAGGCAACTGATTCTGGAAGCGGGAAAAGGGGAGATGTAGCGCAAGCCGCTAACATTGGCAGCAGGACGCAGCAAAGTGCATTTTTCAACTAAGCTGGAAAATGTCTTAGCTGGGTAGCTTTATAGTGCAATTATATCATTGGTCACACGGCCACCGGGGCGGCGTCGGGCTGGCGGCTCATCTGCTGGGCCATCATGCTGGCCAGAATGATTTGTAGGGCGTGATAAAGCATAAGTGGCAGCAGGAGCAGCCCGGTGGCCGCCATACCCGGAAACAGCAGGCTGGCCATCACGCTGCCATGCACCAGTGACTTCTTGGAGCCGCAGAACAAGGCCGTAATTCGGTCCTCGCGCGAGAAGCCCAGCAGCCAGCTCATGCCCCACACCAGCCCGAAAATGGCGGCGTACAGGCCTACCATGCCCAAAGCCAGCAACGCCACATCGGCAGGGGCGTAGCTGCGGAAGATGCCTTCAGCAAACGACTCGCAGAAGGCTGTAAACACGATCAGCAGAATCACCACTTGGTCGGAGATGCGCAGGGCACCTTTGTGGCGCTCGGCAAAGGCGCCGTAGCGGCGGTTGAGCAGCACCCCGGCCACCACCGGCAGAATCACCTGCCAAACCAAACTCAGAGCCAGGTTCCAGAGGTGGCCGCCGTCGGCGCTGGTGTTCAGGAATAAGCTGGTCCAGAGCGGCGTGAGCACAATGCCCAGCAGGCTGCTGATGCTGGCGTTGAAGATGGCCGCCGGCAGGTTGCCGCGTGCAATACTCACCATCACGACGGACGTGGAAACCGTGCTGGGCAGGGTGCACAGGAAGAAAATGCTTTGCCAGAGCTGCTCGCCCTTCAGACCCTCAAACAGCGGCCGGGCCAACAGCGCCAGCAGCGGAAACGCCAGAAACGTAATGCCCTGCACCACCACGTGCAGGCGCCAGTTGCGCAGGCCGGCCGTGAGCTTTTCGGCACTCAGGCGCAGGCCGTAGAAAAAGAAAATCAGGGCCACGCCGGCCGTGGTGATGATTTTCCAGGGAATAGGGCTGCTCTTGCTCCCAACTCCGGGCACTAGGTAGGCCAGCGCCACGGCCCCCACTAGGCCCAGCAGAAACCAGTCGAGCAGGCCGGCGCGGCGGAGCAAAGCCAGAAGGCGGTTTTCGAACGGCGCGGCCGGCGTGGGCGAGAGAGGTGGAGGGGTGGGCTGCAGCATGAGCAAAGCAAAAGAAAAGCGTCAGACTACCGTAGTCTGACGCTTGCCGGCAATACGCAGGGGTCGGGCCGGGGGTTGAGGCCCGCCACCAGCGCATCAGGCCGCCGTGGCCAGCTTGCGCTGCTTCTTACGGCCCTTCTTCAGCCGGTTCAGCCACATAATCGTGCCCGTAATCGGGAACGTGACGCCCAGCAGGCACACCACCAGACTCACGATTTTGGAGGGCCAGCCGAAGATGGCGCCCGTGTGCACCGGCTTGAACAAACCCCGCACCCGCTGGCCCAGATTGCGCTGCTCGTAGGTCTGGCGTTTGAGCACGCTGCCGGAATACTGGTCGAGGTAAACCTCGTCGGTGGCGTTGTCATACACCGCATTCGGCCGCAGCGTGGCCACTTTGATGCTGCCAGTAGCGTCCTTCGGCAGCTGCAGCGAGTAGTACACGGCGTTGGGCGCCAGCTTCTGCGCCTCGCTCAGCACCGCATCGGCTGAGAGGCCAGGCGCGGTGGCCGATGTAGCCGGCTGCGCTGGCGTAGCATTAGCGGCTGAGGCGGCGGGTATCAGCGCGGTGGTGCCGGCCGGCACCACCGATACGGGCGGCTCGGGCCGGTCCATCGGTGAGTTCGTAACGGCGTAGATGCCTTTGTTGAACCACTCAAAC
Proteins encoded in this region:
- a CDS encoding TIR domain-containing protein: MATKRNNQSEQNEVTVLIKSKEHFSQELQERIKIARDILNNKNDQNYPKTLYTFFSSWNDYNLELLKQSFNIPYNEYRHSYDNAGEWSGMRIRSIGAPPPTENQILQGQIAKIESKVNNLENLHQKVKLIKSSSDSVDKKESISINATADLNKVFIVHGHDELAKIETARFIEKLGLNPIILHEQASSGRTIIEKIEAHSNVGFGIVLYTPCDVGASKEDAENLQSRARQNVVFEHGFLIGKIGRNNVCALVKGNIETPNDISGVVYISMANDWKLSLAKELRSSGYKIDMNLVI
- a CDS encoding MFS transporter; this translates as MSRTLPTIVGAQFCCTSLWFAGNAVAPELAARFQLPAGFVASLTSAVQLGFISGTLLFALLALADRFSPSRVFFVSALAAATANLGVHLSDLGAEGLLACRFLTGFFLAGIYPVGMKIAADYYQEGLGRSLGWLVGALVLGTAFPHLLRSVTEHLPWYYVTGATSALAVLGGVALLLLVPDGPFRRPGQRPRITAFLAGFRQPQFRAAALGYFGHMWELYAFWAFVPVVLEAFQARHPAAALPVPLLSFGIIGGGSLACVGAGLLARRLGPARVATTALALSGACCVASGLVLGGGSVVGLVAFLAFWGLVVVADSPMFSTLVARHAPAESRGAALTIVNCLGFALTIGSVQLTGWLAPRLPPQLLLLPLAIGPALGLWALWRGRRAV
- the ygiD gene encoding 4,5-DOPA dioxygenase extradiol — encoded protein: MNSLQDLHNTARSFQTTAKMPVLFVGHGSPMNALADNAFTRTLHQLGLDIRNRQPPRAVLVVSAHWLTRGTFVGVNERPDTIHDFGGFPQELFAMQYPAPGAPDVAQEVLQALPDAHPTDEWGLDHGTWTVLHHVFPEADIPVFQLSIDYHQPMTYHAELARQLQFLRRRGVLILGSGNIVHNLRQSMPKLMADDPTPYAWAAEFDEWAKRKIDQRDLHALAHYQQAGASGPLAVPTPDHYIPLLYSLALAEPDDDIRHAYEAVEYGGLSMRTFVVGG
- a CDS encoding M1 family metallopeptidase; its protein translation is MRQLLPLLLSLTAATAATAQTPATTYRAAERRVNDLVHTRLDLRFDYAKRYAYGQAWVTLKPHGYATDSLRLDAKGMDIKQVSLVQNGAPQPLKFTYNRQQLLVQLGRVVPAGEAYTVYVEYVAKPDELGAKGSAAIGDAKGLYFINPDSAVAGKPVQIWTQGETESNSAWFPTIDKPNQKSTSEISLTVPAKYVTLSNGALVSQKPAGAGLRTDTWKMDQPHAPYLFMLAIGDFRKTTDTWRGKEVSYYLEPQYAGQARSIFGKTPRMLEFFSNRLGVEFPWNKYAQVVVRDYVAGAMENTSASLFGPQAQGSARELLDWEYAGVEREVAHELFHQWFGDYVTAESWGNLTVNESFANFSEVLWAEHEYGPDAGAAQAYRSLRTYLIDPSNHTKPLARYQYADKEDLFDNVSYQKGGSILNMLRAYLGEAVFFNGLKTYLTQNAFGTGEPHQLRLALEQASGQDLNWFFDQWYYRPGHPIVSIDYAYDAAHREQTVTIKQTQSGPAYQLPLAVDVYLNGKPQRHQVRMTQAAETFRFPAATRPELVNVDADKVLLWQKTDNKPLTEYATQLRLAPRYLDRREALAAAQTQLKAQPTDALARQLLTASLTDKSPGLRQFAIEALDLQNLAQRKAAAPALARLAATDTVVAVRAAALTALGTLKDKQYAPLFTKALENPSYRVQGAALLGLLGLRPEQALARAAAFEADNKGALTVAMVQVYGQAGSPAQWSLMRTKYDAADPPSRFSLLASVGSMMGRTDDAAALTEGITRIKDLTVRYKPYIDSARLIGLLRQIEQQQATRPNAALVARQVTAAVAEIEAAK
- a CDS encoding MGH1-like glycoside hydrolase domain-containing protein; its protein translation is MTQEQLRLAAANAGRAPWKKFGPYLTERQWGTVREDYSAEGNAWDYITHDMARSKAYRWGEEGIGGISDDRQLLCFAVALWNGKDEMLKERLFGLTNGQGNHGEDVKEQYYYLDSTPTHSYMRMLYKYPQRKFPYGKLVRENGRRTRLEPEYELLDTGIFDQSRYFDVYVEYAKAGPEDVLIKLTVHNRGPKKASVQLLPQLWFRNTWSWDGKSTRPSMRESQPGAVHAQHPELGHYHLYCEPHGTAEPPRLLFCENDTNGARLYNLPAEGRHFKDGINDYVVNGAAAAINDEQAGTKVAAQYQLTVPAGEARTVRLRLSQPWQDAPFHDFDHQFYLRQTEADEFYNCLQEGLPADPDVRNVQRQAFAGMLWSKQFYYYDVNQWLKGDPAMSKAPASRRAGRNSTWHHLYNADIISMPDKWEYPWYAAWDLAFHCIPLAMVDTEFAKQQLRLFTQDRYMHPNGQLPAYEWNFSDVNPPVHAWATWRVYQMDKKLHHGLGDTVFLEAMFHKLALNFAWWVNRKDKSERNIFEGGFLGLDNIGVFDRSAPLPTGGFIEQSDGTSWMAMFALNMMRMAMELAKANRVYQEMAGKFFEHFLYIADAMTRGGDGQFNLWDEEDGFYYDVLHTPDGVRTKLKVRSIVGLIPLFAVEVVEQDILDALPEFTARATWLIRHRPHLAQLVSRWQEPGKGARHLLGLLRRPRLKKLLTRMLDETEFLSDYGIRAMSRYHLEHPYVYSTPETDFTVQYVPGEAESSMFGGNSNWRGPIWMPINFLIIESLQRYYFYYGDNFKIEYPTGSGKLLNLQQVAEALAGRLTKLLLKDETGRRPAFGNDERLQTDPHFQDNLLFHEYFHGDAGHGLGASHQTGWTGLVVRLLQLSGQ
- a CDS encoding ankyrin repeat domain-containing protein, which gives rise to MKKLLLLFVLLLSLPFLANAQTATQKVYATIVKNQPEALEKLLAAGADANAPVEMVPGFPTTFLILAAGKGQLELVKILVKYKAQIDKNDSFNSTALMAAADEGSAEVAAFLLASGANPNAKDSDGKDVLAHAKEGGSSDVVKLIHKAK
- a CDS encoding bile acid:sodium symporter family protein, with the translated sequence MLQPTPPPLSPTPAAPFENRLLALLRRAGLLDWFLLGLVGAVALAYLVPGVGSKSSPIPWKIITTAGVALIFFFYGLRLSAEKLTAGLRNWRLHVVVQGITFLAFPLLALLARPLFEGLKGEQLWQSIFFLCTLPSTVSTSVVMVSIARGNLPAAIFNASISSLLGIVLTPLWTSLFLNTSADGGHLWNLALSLVWQVILPVVAGVLLNRRYGAFAERHKGALRISDQVVILLIVFTAFCESFAEGIFRSYAPADVALLALGMVGLYAAIFGLVWGMSWLLGFSREDRITALFCGSKKSLVHGSVMASLLFPGMAATGLLLLPLMLYHALQIILASMMAQQMSRQPDAAPVAV